Proteins encoded in a region of the Oncorhynchus gorbuscha isolate QuinsamMale2020 ecotype Even-year linkage group LG16, OgorEven_v1.0, whole genome shotgun sequence genome:
- the atf4b gene encoding activating transcription factor 4b isoform X1 codes for MTMMSSQFGLDDMEALLWGPSSLMADPMGSLRHQDEVASIEGGASPLSSSSSSPLLLLSPPPTPPSLLLQEEKAGADLLSFPWLSADQLGHTHHIGADDGKEDAFSGMDWMAERVDLSEFDLDSLIGSCSPDGSPSSPEDLITSFECPMELDLLPLPTPTDLPTTTDPLLPPTMSQPQEDPQEGFHSPPPCVPDAQEELEIKSEPQSPAPSPPPSPTFTLELGSEVYVSASVSENLEVPQPVPSIVLSLSPTRIVVLLAPKREVGVTTTITIPEILSDSDSSFSSSSQLNRPSIATTQSRFQNESKPYPTTPKSRPQHPDQPSTTTSSGKMKSSSGGPPKEKKLKKMAQNKTAATRYRQKKKTEQEALSAECDDLEQRNHKLAEKADSIANEIQYLKDLMEEVRQAKSKKGLVTSNCTV; via the exons ATGACCATGATGAGCTCACAGTTTGGCCTGGACGATATGGAGGCCCTACTCTGGGGGCCTTCCTCTCTCATGGCTGACCCCATGGGGTCGCTGCGCCACCAAGATGAAGTTGCCTCGATAGAGGGGGGAGCTTCTCCCCTCTCgtcatcttcctcttctccacttcTCCTACTATCCCCCCCTCCCACTCCGCCGTCACTGCTCCTCCAGGAAGAGAAGGCTGGGGCAGACTTGCTGTCCTTCCCTTGGCTATCTGCTGACCAGCTAGGCCACACCCACCACATTGGTGCAGATGATGGGAAAG AAGATGCCTTTTCTGGCATGGACTGGATGGCCGAGAGGGTAGACCTGAGTGAGTTTGATTTGGACTCCCTTATTGGTTCCTGCAGCCCAGACGGTTCCCCCAGCTCCCCTGAAGACCTCATCACTTCCTTTGAGTGTCCCATGGAGCTGGACTTACTCCCCCTCCCTACTCCCACGGacctccccaccaccactgaTCCACTTCTCCCCCCAACCATGTCACAGCCCCAGGAAGACCCTCAGGAGGGGTTTCATTCACCTCCCCCCTGCGTCCCTGATGCCCAGGAGGAGCTGGAGATCAAGTCGGAGCCCCAGTCTCcagctccctctcctcctccatctcccaccttCACCTTAGAGCTGGGCAGTGAGGTGTATGTCTCAGCGAGCGTCAGCGAGAACCTGGAGGTTCCCCAGCCAGTCCCCAGCATTGTGCTGTCTCTCTCGCCGACCCGCATCGTCGTCCTCCTGGCCCCTAAACGGGAGGTCGGTGTGACAACCACTATCACCATCCCAGAGATCCTCTCTGACAGTGACAGCAGCTTCAGCTCCTCTAGTCAGCTCAACCGGCCCTCCATCGCCACAACTCAGTCAAGGTTCCAAAACGAGAGCAAACCGTACCCAACAACCCCCAAGTCTAGGCCACAACATCCAGACCAGCCATCCACCACCACATCGAGTGGGAAAATGAAGTCCTCCTCTGGAGGACCCCCGAAGGAGAAGAAGCTCAAGAAGATGGCGCAGAACAAGACGGCGGCCACGCGCTACCGCCAGAAAAAGAAGACTGAGCAGGAGGCCTTGAGCGCGGAGTGTGACGACCTCGAGCAAAGGAACCACAAGCTTGCGGAGAAAGCCGACTCCATCGCCAATGAGATCCAGTATCTCAAGGACCTCATGGAGGAGGTGCGCCAAGCGAAGAGCAAGAAGGGCCTTGTGACCTCTAACTGTACTGTGTAA
- the atf4b gene encoding activating transcription factor 4b isoform X2 — MTMMSSQFGLDDMEALLWGPSSLMADPMGSLRHQDEVASIEGGASPLSSSSSSPLLLLSPPPTPPSLLLQEEKAGADLLSFPWLSADQLGHTHHIGADDGKDAFSGMDWMAERVDLSEFDLDSLIGSCSPDGSPSSPEDLITSFECPMELDLLPLPTPTDLPTTTDPLLPPTMSQPQEDPQEGFHSPPPCVPDAQEELEIKSEPQSPAPSPPPSPTFTLELGSEVYVSASVSENLEVPQPVPSIVLSLSPTRIVVLLAPKREVGVTTTITIPEILSDSDSSFSSSSQLNRPSIATTQSRFQNESKPYPTTPKSRPQHPDQPSTTTSSGKMKSSSGGPPKEKKLKKMAQNKTAATRYRQKKKTEQEALSAECDDLEQRNHKLAEKADSIANEIQYLKDLMEEVRQAKSKKGLVTSNCTV, encoded by the exons ATGACCATGATGAGCTCACAGTTTGGCCTGGACGATATGGAGGCCCTACTCTGGGGGCCTTCCTCTCTCATGGCTGACCCCATGGGGTCGCTGCGCCACCAAGATGAAGTTGCCTCGATAGAGGGGGGAGCTTCTCCCCTCTCgtcatcttcctcttctccacttcTCCTACTATCCCCCCCTCCCACTCCGCCGTCACTGCTCCTCCAGGAAGAGAAGGCTGGGGCAGACTTGCTGTCCTTCCCTTGGCTATCTGCTGACCAGCTAGGCCACACCCACCACATTGGTGCAGATGATGGGAAAG ATGCCTTTTCTGGCATGGACTGGATGGCCGAGAGGGTAGACCTGAGTGAGTTTGATTTGGACTCCCTTATTGGTTCCTGCAGCCCAGACGGTTCCCCCAGCTCCCCTGAAGACCTCATCACTTCCTTTGAGTGTCCCATGGAGCTGGACTTACTCCCCCTCCCTACTCCCACGGacctccccaccaccactgaTCCACTTCTCCCCCCAACCATGTCACAGCCCCAGGAAGACCCTCAGGAGGGGTTTCATTCACCTCCCCCCTGCGTCCCTGATGCCCAGGAGGAGCTGGAGATCAAGTCGGAGCCCCAGTCTCcagctccctctcctcctccatctcccaccttCACCTTAGAGCTGGGCAGTGAGGTGTATGTCTCAGCGAGCGTCAGCGAGAACCTGGAGGTTCCCCAGCCAGTCCCCAGCATTGTGCTGTCTCTCTCGCCGACCCGCATCGTCGTCCTCCTGGCCCCTAAACGGGAGGTCGGTGTGACAACCACTATCACCATCCCAGAGATCCTCTCTGACAGTGACAGCAGCTTCAGCTCCTCTAGTCAGCTCAACCGGCCCTCCATCGCCACAACTCAGTCAAGGTTCCAAAACGAGAGCAAACCGTACCCAACAACCCCCAAGTCTAGGCCACAACATCCAGACCAGCCATCCACCACCACATCGAGTGGGAAAATGAAGTCCTCCTCTGGAGGACCCCCGAAGGAGAAGAAGCTCAAGAAGATGGCGCAGAACAAGACGGCGGCCACGCGCTACCGCCAGAAAAAGAAGACTGAGCAGGAGGCCTTGAGCGCGGAGTGTGACGACCTCGAGCAAAGGAACCACAAGCTTGCGGAGAAAGCCGACTCCATCGCCAATGAGATCCAGTATCTCAAGGACCTCATGGAGGAGGTGCGCCAAGCGAAGAGCAAGAAGGGCCTTGTGACCTCTAACTGTACTGTGTAA